GTGTGTGTGGTGAGTTGAAGAGGGGAGAGTGAATATTACCAACCAGGTGAATGGTTTTGCAACGATGCAACGGAAACAAACTCGAACCAGCAACGCAatccatcttcttcttcttcttcgattGAATTCAGTGAAGAGCTTCGTTCCACGTAACGTGCCCTAGAAATATATAGATTCACAGAGAACGGAACCTTCGTGGTGAGTGAGTGAAGATgctgatgtattttttttcttgaagatgcttcttcttcttcttctgtacctatttttaatgttcattttttaagatctaattgttttttttttatctttttttagcaaatcttatttctaataaattagtttttcacattttatttcaaaattttaaaagcttgTAAATTTTACCTCTGGCATTTGTtcgttaataaatataaaaattcataaaaaaaacttagaaataaatttgacaaaaaataaaaaagatgaatgCAAAGTttgtcaaaatataaattttaaggataaaagaTACAATAAGTTAGGGGTAAAatgatgaaaactaaaattcacacaaattttaaaaataagatataaaatatgtcaatttaatttattaaaagtaaaattcacCAAAACTTAAAAAGTTAAGAATGAAAATTACAATTAACCTGCTTTACTTGTTTTTGAGGTGTTGTTTAAGAAGttgattttcatgttttttttatacatatgagttattgattaaatttatgatcacatatttaaaaataaagttatttattaatcatgtaatagtatttttaatctttcaaacaaaagaaaataaatgtaattttcataataaaaataaaaataaaactcttgTACTCGTTCCTTTTTATCATACCCTAAAAGATTACACATTTGTAATTGTTATGTATAAGTATCAAAaagtaaagaagaagaaaaaaaaagataattaatcatttttcttcctaaatATAAGATATTGATAAATtcgttctaaaaaataaaaattttaaattttattattttattataagagGAAGTTGTACCTTTACGTATTTATTCAGCACAAAAATCACTATttatctagaaaaaaaattgaaaatgaatatGGTTGAGCGAAATCGAAGCATATAGTCGGAGCATGAATTGGACACCGGCATCACACGGCGGAAGACGAGAATGTCTCCAAAGCTCCCTTCACATCTCTTCCCGTGGCTCATCCTACTAACATTCGCATCTTTctatttcttctcttctttcctcTCTCTCAGCACATtctcttcttcatcttcatcttcatcaccAACCTCACAATCTCTCTCAATCTCCAACACCTGTAACCTCTTCAGAGGCCACTGGGTCTCGGATCCCAACCACACCCCTCTCTACGACCAAACTTGCCCCTTCCACCGAAACGCATGGAACTGCCTCCGGAATGAGCGGCAGAACATGACCCTCATCAACTCGTGGAGATGGGTCCCACGGAACTGCCACTTGCCCCGGATCGACCCGGTTCGGTTTCTGGGTATGATGAAGAATACAAATATTGGGTTTGTTGGGGATTCCCTCAACGAGAATTTCTTGGCTTCTTTTCTCTGCATTCTCAGTGTCGCTGATAAGGGCGCcaagaagtggaagaagaaggGTGCTTGGAGGGGTGCCTATTTTCCCAAATTCAATGTAACCGTCGCTTACCACCGTGCTGTTTTGCTCTCTAGATACCAGTAATGTTCTtattaaccatttttttttgtttggttctGAACTTTGCAAATAGATATCTACTACTTCTTTTTACTGCGATTTAAGTAGTGATTCGTTGGTACGTGACTTGTAGCTAAATAATTTTTCGGTGCATTTCACATGAAGGGGTGGCTGCAAGCTTGCAACTTTATGTATAAAGCTTATTTTGGGTAGATCATGTAGAGAATTAGCTTAGATTCCCGGAGATTTGTTGAGGTATTGAACTTTTGGTGGAAGATTGATGACAACCAGGTGGTAATAGTTTGCATTGGGTACCTAAAATTTAAGCAAAAGGTATAACATTTGAGGCATGCATTTTGCCTTATGTCGCATCTATGATGTGTTGTTGTTGATGGTTGACACTCATTGTTGAGGGTCGTTTGTCAGTGGAATACTGGAATCAAGTTTGATAGCTGGTAGTTTACGGAGGTTAAAACCACAAACTTGATCATGAATTGAAATAGGTGTGTTTTTAAACTACTGGGCAAGTAATGCTCTAGTTGGCAGATGTAGTTAATGAGTGGAAGTACTGGCTGGGTTGCAAGCCGCAACACTGACCTATTCTACTCTCACAGTTCTATCTACATTTGTGAATGTGATGTTTCCATTTTGTGGTTAATTCTCCTATACTGACTGTTGCCCACAGCTCATTTTATGGATCAGAAACACATATGGCCATGGGCTGAAGCTGAAGCCCTTCTTTTGGACTAGTTTATGATGATTCATTAATACACTAGAGACACAAATGTAATGACTACGGCATCTCAGAAATCTAAACAAATACattttatccacccttttattTTGAAGGTGCATAGCATTCCTGTTACAGCTTCTGCATT
This region of Glycine max cultivar Williams 82 chromosome 7, Glycine_max_v4.0, whole genome shotgun sequence genomic DNA includes:
- the LOC100797317 gene encoding protein trichome birefringence-like 12 isoform X2, giving the protein MSPKLPSHLFPWLILLTFASFYFFSSFLSLSTFSSSSSSSSPTSQSLSISNTCNLFRGHWVSDPNHTPLYDQTCPFHRNAWNCLRNERQNMTLINSWRWVPRNCHLPRIDPVRFLGMMKNTNIGFVGDSLNENFLASFLCILSVADKGAKKWKKKGAWRGAYFPKFNVTVAYHRAVLLSRYQWQPKQSEAGVKDGSEGFYRVDVDVPADDWAKIAGFYDVLVFNTGHWWNRDKFPKEKPLVFYKAGQPIVPPLGMLDGLKVVLTNMVAYIQKEFPGNTLKFWRLQSPRHFYGGDWNQNGSCLFNKPLEEDEEQRS